Proteins encoded together in one Lathyrus oleraceus cultivar Zhongwan6 chromosome 5, CAAS_Psat_ZW6_1.0, whole genome shotgun sequence window:
- the LOC127079724 gene encoding uncharacterized protein LOC127079724 → MSQVENGLRPEIKQGIGYQQIRRYAELVNKSRIYDEDNRTRSAYYKSISEKKWKGQFRGKPYVTPVDKGKQKALDGKKTSGGGPPASVKCFKCGGLGHCANECNNKVLRCYNCGKTGHRVAEVISVHICQKPKKTAATAAQINGRVFTLSGSEVPKTDNLIKGTCFINNIELIAIIDTGATHSFISLECATGLGLKLSLLVGSMVIDTPTNGSVTTAKTVRFPEFGDCGELMFLSAKQVEELLEDEAQMFAMFSSLQVNNKAASVDMPIVCNFQDVFPNDISDLPPECEIEFSIDVVPGTNPMSMAPYRMSASELGELKK, encoded by the exons ATGTCTCAAGTTGAGAATGGGCTGAGACCAGAGATCAAACAAGGTATTGGATACCAACAAATTCGTAGGTATGCTGAATTGGTGAATAAAAGTAGAATCTATGATGAGGATAATAGAACTCGGTCTGCTTACTATAAGAGTATTAGTGAGAAGAAATGGAAGGGACAATTTAGAGGGAAACCTTATGTAACTCCAGTTGACAAAGGGAAGCAGAAGGCTTTAGATGGGAAGAAGACAAGTGGGGGAGGGCCCCCCGCTTCTGTCAAGTGCTTCAAGTGTGGTGGGTTGGGACACTGTGCTAATGAATGTAATAATAAGGTTCTGAGATGTTACAATTGTGGAAAAACGGGTCACCGTGTTGCAGA GGTCATATCAGTACACATATGTCAGAAGCCAAAGAAGACGGCCGCTACTGCTGCCCAGATTAACGGTAGAGTGTTTACCTTGAGTGGTTCAGAGGTTCCCAAGACAGATAACTTGATCAAAGGTACTTGTTTCATTAACAACATTGAGTTAATTGCTATTATTGAtactggtgctactcattcgtttatttctCTTGAGTGTGCTACGGGGTTGGGTTTAAAATTATCTCTTTTGGTTGGGAGTATGGTTATCGATACCCCGACTAATGGTTCAGTGACTACTGC CAAAACCGTGAGGTTCCCAGAGTTTGGTGATTGTGGAGAGCTGATGTTTTTATCCGCTAAGCAAGTAGAAGAACTCTTAGAAGATGAGGCTCAGATGTTTGCAATGTTTTCATCATTGCAAGTCAACAATAAGGCTGCAAGTGTTGATATGCCTATTGTGTGCAATTTTCAAGATGTATTTCCAAATGATATTAGTGACTTGCCACCAGAGTGTGAGATTGAGTTTTCCATTGATGTGGTACCTGGTACTAATCCTATGTCAATGGCTCCGTATAGGATGTCAGCTTCAGAATTGGGTGAATTGAAGAAATAG